A stretch of Pirellulales bacterium DNA encodes these proteins:
- a CDS encoding DUF4405 domain-containing protein produces MRAPHWNALVDGVAYVNFVALIATGLVLEYRLPPGSGGLHGGRGGRGSAEREVDLLWGFDRHQWGELHYGIALVLLAILAVHLALHWKWIVAMLRGKKSGASGMRFGLGLAGLVGVVALGVLPFVTATDVTTRGALAPAPSSESDASASPQPAPASDSSHGADQKSQAFADLRGRNTLAEAAGAAGVSVDTLRREFNLPADTPATTRFSSFIHDQGLGMDEVRQTLARLATPRPAGEPVDGDPGD; encoded by the coding sequence ATGCGCGCTCCCCACTGGAACGCCCTCGTCGATGGCGTGGCGTACGTCAATTTCGTGGCCCTGATCGCAACGGGACTCGTGCTGGAGTATCGGCTCCCCCCCGGCAGCGGCGGCCTGCACGGCGGTCGCGGGGGCCGCGGTTCCGCGGAGCGCGAGGTCGATCTCCTCTGGGGCTTCGACCGACACCAGTGGGGCGAGCTCCACTACGGGATCGCGCTGGTGTTGCTGGCCATCCTGGCCGTTCACCTCGCGCTGCACTGGAAGTGGATCGTCGCGATGCTGCGGGGAAAGAAGTCCGGAGCGTCGGGCATGAGGTTCGGTCTCGGCCTCGCCGGTCTCGTAGGCGTCGTCGCCCTGGGCGTGCTCCCGTTCGTTACGGCGACCGACGTGACGACCCGCGGCGCTCTCGCCCCGGCCCCTTCGTCGGAGTCAGACGCTTCAGCTTCGCCGCAACCCGCGCCAGCCTCGGACTCGTCGCACGGCGCCGATCAAAAATCGCAGGCCTTCGCCGACCTCCGCGGGCGCAACACCCTCGCCGAGGCCGCAGGCGCCGCGGGCGTTTCGGTCGACACGCTGCGCCGCGAATTCAATCTCCCTGCCGACACGCCTGCAACCACGCGCTTCAGTTCGTTCATCCACGACCAAGGACTCGGCATGGACGAGGTGCGACAAACGCTTGCAAGGTTGGCGACGCCACGCCCCGCAGGTGAGCCCGTGGACGGCGACCCCGGCGACTGA
- a CDS encoding 6-carboxytetrahydropterin synthase: MPELFRVTREIEFCYGHRLLNYAGKCRHLHGHNGKAVITIEGTSLDDRGMVVDFSDIKEAVSTWIDVNLDHRMLLHREDPVVSILQQMGEPLYLFDENPTAENIAKHIFQESNKLALPAPIVEVLLWETPKCYATYREE, encoded by the coding sequence ATGCCCGAACTGTTCCGCGTCACTCGCGAAATCGAATTCTGCTACGGCCACCGCTTGCTGAACTACGCCGGCAAGTGCCGGCATCTCCACGGACACAATGGCAAGGCGGTCATTACGATCGAGGGGACTTCGCTCGACGATCGGGGGATGGTCGTCGACTTCTCGGACATCAAGGAGGCGGTCAGCACCTGGATCGACGTCAACCTCGATCACCGGATGCTGCTCCATCGCGAAGACCCAGTCGTCTCGATCCTGCAGCAAATGGGCGAACCGCTGTACCTGTTCGACGAGAACCCCACGGCGGAGAACATCGCCAAGCACATCTTCCAGGAAAGCAACAAGCTCGCCCTGCCGGCCCCGATCGTCGAGGTGCTGCTGTGGGAAACGCCGAAGTGCTACGCAACCTACCGCGAAGAGTGA
- a CDS encoding aminopeptidase P family protein: MNHAARRDKLRKLLKKEQLDALLVTNFLNVTYLTGFTGDDSYLVLTATDAIIVSDMRYDQQLGDECPDCELVIRGPGTKILDFVVKTVEKVRARRLGIEGDSMSVSLRDSVAEALPKATLVPTSGWVEELRAIKDKDEIDRTRKACEQARRAFEVVRAGMTPETTENQIAADLEYQVRRFGAKGLSFTPIVGVGERGALPHGKPTDKRVGEADFILIDWGANEGLYMSDLTRVLATGKISPKLRKLYDVVLAAQLAGIAAIRPGATCEAVDAAARGVIEKAGYGKHFGHGLGHGTGLEIHEAPRLARGQKTELKPGMIVTVEPGIYFPEWGGIRIEDDILVTRDGHEILTSVPKELDQCVVG; this comes from the coding sequence ATGAATCACGCCGCCCGTCGCGACAAACTCCGCAAGTTGCTCAAGAAGGAGCAGCTTGACGCCCTGCTGGTGACCAACTTTCTGAACGTCACCTATCTGACCGGGTTTACGGGGGACGACAGCTATCTCGTCCTCACGGCGACCGACGCGATCATCGTCAGCGACATGCGCTACGACCAGCAACTCGGGGACGAGTGCCCCGACTGCGAACTGGTGATCCGCGGCCCGGGGACGAAGATCCTCGATTTCGTCGTGAAGACGGTCGAGAAGGTCCGCGCCCGGCGGCTGGGGATCGAGGGGGACTCGATGTCGGTGAGCCTGCGCGACTCGGTGGCCGAGGCTCTCCCCAAGGCGACGCTCGTCCCCACCAGCGGCTGGGTCGAGGAGCTGCGGGCGATCAAGGACAAGGACGAGATCGACCGGACCCGTAAGGCGTGCGAGCAGGCCCGGCGGGCGTTCGAGGTCGTCCGCGCCGGAATGACCCCTGAAACGACCGAGAACCAGATCGCCGCGGATTTGGAGTATCAGGTCCGGCGGTTCGGGGCCAAGGGGCTGTCGTTCACGCCGATCGTGGGGGTCGGCGAGCGGGGCGCCCTGCCGCACGGCAAGCCGACCGACAAGCGGGTCGGCGAGGCCGATTTCATCCTCATCGACTGGGGCGCCAACGAGGGGCTCTACATGAGCGACCTCACCCGGGTGTTGGCTACGGGGAAAATTTCCCCGAAGCTCCGCAAGCTGTACGACGTGGTCCTGGCCGCCCAACTCGCCGGGATCGCGGCGATTCGCCCCGGGGCGACCTGCGAGGCGGTCGACGCCGCCGCCCGCGGAGTGATCGAAAAAGCGGGCTACGGCAAGCACTTCGGGCATGGCCTGGGGCACGGCACGGGATTGGAAATTCACGAGGCCCCGCGGCTCGCCAGGGGGCAGAAAACCGAGCTCAAGCCGGGTATGATCGTCACCGTGGAGCCCGGCATTTACTTCCCCGAGTGGGGCGGAATCCGCATCGAGGACGACATTCTCGTGACCCGCGACGGCCACGAGATCCTCACCTCGGTCCCGAAAGAACTGGATCAATGCGTCGTGGGGTGA
- the accC gene encoding acetyl-CoA carboxylase biotin carboxylase subunit, which produces MFQRILIANRGEIALRIIRACKELGIETVAIFSEADRGSAYLDLADEAYCVGPPKAADSYLRIANVISAAEVGNVQAIHPGYGFLAENAHFNEICRSCNIDFIGPMPEAMAQLGDKNAARALAKRAKVPVVPGSDGIIESAEQALKFAHEVGFPVLIKAVAGGGGRGMRVAANDLSLKSSLQQAQAEALAAFGNGAVYLEKYVEQPRHVEVQVIADHHGNAVHLWERDCSVQRRHQKLIEESPSSSITPEARAAMCEAARRLILEANYTNAATVEFIVDKDGNYYFIEVNARIQVEHPVTEMVTGIDLIKQQILVASGEPLPFTQHDVVQRGHAIECRINAEDPKRNFQPSPGRIERMIVPGGYGVRFDSHAHSGYVVPPYYDSMIGKLIVHQPTRTEAIATMQRALAELRVEGIKTVIPLHQEILGHSAFVEGRIDTTFVERTFLPG; this is translated from the coding sequence ATGTTTCAACGCATTTTGATCGCCAACCGGGGCGAGATCGCGCTGCGGATCATCCGCGCCTGCAAAGAACTGGGGATCGAAACGGTCGCCATCTTCAGCGAGGCGGATCGCGGCTCGGCCTATCTCGATCTCGCCGACGAGGCGTACTGCGTCGGGCCCCCCAAGGCGGCCGACAGCTACCTGCGGATCGCCAACGTGATCAGCGCCGCCGAGGTGGGAAACGTCCAGGCGATCCACCCGGGTTACGGTTTCTTGGCTGAGAACGCCCACTTCAACGAAATTTGCCGCAGTTGCAACATCGACTTCATCGGCCCGATGCCCGAGGCGATGGCCCAACTGGGGGACAAGAACGCCGCCCGGGCCCTGGCCAAGCGGGCCAAGGTGCCGGTCGTCCCCGGGAGCGACGGGATCATCGAGAGCGCTGAGCAAGCCCTCAAGTTCGCCCACGAGGTCGGTTTCCCGGTGCTTATCAAGGCGGTCGCCGGCGGCGGCGGGCGCGGGATGCGCGTCGCGGCCAACGATCTCTCGCTCAAGAGCTCGCTCCAGCAGGCCCAGGCCGAGGCCCTCGCCGCGTTCGGCAACGGCGCCGTGTACCTGGAGAAGTACGTCGAACAACCGCGGCACGTCGAGGTGCAGGTCATCGCCGACCATCACGGCAACGCGGTCCATCTGTGGGAGCGCGACTGCTCGGTCCAGCGACGTCACCAGAAACTGATCGAAGAGAGCCCCAGCTCGAGCATCACTCCCGAGGCCCGCGCTGCGATGTGCGAAGCGGCCCGCCGGCTAATCCTCGAGGCCAACTACACGAACGCCGCGACGGTCGAATTTATCGTCGACAAGGACGGCAATTATTACTTCATCGAGGTCAACGCGCGGATCCAGGTCGAGCATCCGGTGACCGAAATGGTCACCGGCATCGATCTGATCAAGCAGCAAATTCTGGTCGCCTCGGGCGAACCGCTGCCGTTCACCCAGCACGACGTGGTGCAGCGCGGGCACGCGATCGAGTGCCGCATCAACGCCGAGGACCCCAAGCGCAACTTCCAGCCCTCGCCCGGGCGGATCGAGCGGATGATCGTCCCCGGCGGTTACGGCGTGCGGTTCGACTCGCACGCTCATAGCGGGTACGTCGTGCCTCCGTATTACGACTCGATGATCGGCAAGCTGATCGTCCACCAGCCGACCCGAACCGAGGCGATCGCCACGATGCAGCGGGCCCTGGCCGAGTTGCGCGTCGAGGGGATCAAGACCGTGATCCCGCTCCACCAGGAGATCCTCGGGCACAGTGCCTTCGTCGAGGGTCGGATCGACACGACGTTCGTCGAGCGGACGTTCTTGCCGGGCTGA
- the accB gene encoding acetyl-CoA carboxylase biotin carboxyl carrier protein, whose translation MADKTPPSNDVFEVARVRQLVELMNEFDMAEVNLRQGDQRIHLRKKQDVIASMAPLAVSAPSPAPVTAPTAAAPPAAPAPAADATYITSPMVGTFYAAPNPDSPTFVKVGDRVGPETVVCIIEAMKVFNEIPAECSGKITAVLVEAGAPVEYGQKLFQIEK comes from the coding sequence ATGGCTGACAAGACCCCGCCTTCCAACGACGTGTTCGAAGTGGCCCGCGTGCGGCAGTTGGTCGAGCTCATGAACGAGTTCGACATGGCCGAGGTGAATCTCCGGCAAGGAGACCAGCGGATCCACTTGCGCAAGAAACAAGACGTGATCGCGTCGATGGCCCCGCTGGCGGTCTCGGCTCCCTCTCCGGCGCCGGTCACGGCCCCGACGGCTGCCGCTCCCCCGGCGGCGCCGGCCCCTGCGGCGGACGCGACCTACATCACCAGCCCGATGGTCGGCACGTTCTACGCCGCCCCGAACCCCGACTCGCCCACGTTCGTCAAGGTCGGCGATCGCGTCGGGCCCGAGACCGTGGTCTGCATCATCGAGGCGATGAAGGTCTTCAACGAGATCCCCGCCGAGTGCAGCGGCAAGATCACGGCCGTGCTCGTCGAAGCGGGCGCCCCCGTCGAGTACGGGCAGAAGTTGTTCCAAATCGAGAAGTGA